A single region of the Metarhizium brunneum chromosome 6, complete sequence genome encodes:
- the PPE1 gene encoding Protein phosphatase methylesterase 1, producing the protein MSDLRRAWAKSKLGLVPEPFMELEEEEELKQEDQAGDQVPELPEHTDDDSSSASSMSSTGTIIPTPSQRLFARPQGVATGRTLEPIPWTTYFERQLYMQSGDTQGVIFHAYLTSPVDNGPLFVMHHGAGSSALSFAVVSSEIRKRLPSAGILAIDCRGHGSTISPDGTELDLRLATLSADLFFMIHSTKEQMGWHQMPSIMLVGHSLGGAVVTDLAFTGKLGTSLLGYAVLDVVEGSAMDALQSMQTYLSTRPSGFASIETAIDWHIRSRTIRSSVSARTSVPALLRQEESATASRPWRWRTNLAATQPFWEDWFVGLSKKFLGARGGKLLLLAGTDRLDTELTIGQMQGKYALQVFPEAGHFIHEDMPEKTAISLADFYRRNDRSALVLPPKVSDLLRQGKKV; encoded by the exons ATGAGCGACCTGAGGCGAGCATGGGCTAAATCAAAGCTCGGACTTGTACCGGAACCCTTTATGGaactggaggaggaggaggagctgaaGCAGGAAGACCAGGCGGGGGACCAGGTACCGGAGCTACCAGAACATACGGATGATGATTCCTCTTCGGCTTCGTCAATGTCATCGACTGGCACCATTATTCCCACACCGAGTCAACGACTATTCGCTCGTCCCCAGGG TGTTGCTACAGGAAGGACTCTTGAACCAATACCCTGGACGACATACTTTGAGCGGCAGCTTTATATGCAATCCGGCGATACTCAAGGGGTCATTTTTCACGCCTATCTAACATCTCCGGTAGACAATGGCCCCCTGTTTGTCATGCATCATGGAGCCGGCTCATCAGCTCTTTCGTTTGCCGTTGTGAGTTCCGAGATTCGGAAGCGGCTTCCTTCAGCCGGAATCCTCGCCATTGACTGCCGAGGTCATGGATCGACGATATCGCCAGATGGTACAGAGTTGGACCTCCGTCTAGCCACATTGTCCGCAGACCTGTTTTTTATGATTCACTCCACAAAGGAGCAAATGGGATGGCACCAGATGCCTTCGATTATGCTGGTTGGCCACTCCCTGGGAGGCGCGGTTGTGACAGACCTGGCCTTTACAGGCAAGTTGGGCACATCCCTACTCGGATATGCTGTTCTTGATGTGGTAGAGGGCTCAGCCATGGATGCCTTGCAGAGCATGCAGACTTATCTCTCTACTAGGCCGAGTGGATTTGCAAGCATTGAGACGGCAATTGACTGGCACATACGGTCACGTACGATACGAAGCTCCGTGTCGGCCAGAACGTCGGTTCCTGCGCTTTTGAGACAAGAAGAATCGGCGACAGcctctcggccatggcgatggagAACCAACCTGGCCGCTACCCAGCCGTTCTGGGAAGACTGGTTTGTGGGATTGAGCAAGAAGTTCCTGGGCGCGAGGGGGGGAAAACTCTTATTGTTAGCGGGGACCGACCGCTTGGATACAGAATTGACGATTGGACAAATGCAAG GCAAATATGCGCTGCAAGTATTCCCAGAAGCCGGCCACTTCATCCACGAGGACATGCCGGAAAAAACTGCCATCTCGTTAGCAGACTTTTACAGACGAAACGATAGGAGTGCACTTGTTTTGCCGCCCAAAGTATCTGATTTACTTAGACAGGGAAAGAAAGTGTGA
- the FLC2_3 gene encoding Flavin carrier protein 2: MARTNPRWSSWAQGMVLFGLMATRVMGGQILKTSGFSDCGSDSTIKVDKINISYNNENKTVNFDIAGSSSKEQNVTAILDVTAYGNTVYSKTFNPCDKGTFVERLCPVPVGQFAAQGNQQIPSEFANMVPGIAFQVPDISAHATLRLMSQNGDRVACVQSDVSNGKTTDIPAVSYVAVGVAGAALIMSGVSAVGAALSGGSAALGSGSGGAVGTISPSFGEVVGWFQGMAMNSMLSVNYPPIYRNFAKNFAFSVGLFPWSGMQTTIDDFRSKTGGNLTQDSLSYLQNATLVFPDGSTSSPNKGLFNLKRAVDTFVELANRAVEASVNPTEPVGNGDSNDLQHKVKGIQAFAEKLLVPKSNIFMTALLIVAIIIAAIVVGILLVKVILEAWALFGSFPESLRGFRKHYWGSIARTITSLILLLYGIWVLYCVFQFTHGDNTIAKVLAAVTLAIFTAILAFFSWKIWSVVHKLKKQDGDAAAMYEDKKIWVKYSLFYESYKRQYWWLFIPAIFYMFAKGVAIAAGDGHGMAQTIAQLVIEGLMLCLLLWSRPFERRSGNVINIVIQVVRVLSIACILLFVQEFGIKQTTQTVAGVALIAVQATLTAVLAILIAWNAINACCKMNPHRKRRKEAEQLKRDMDNLTPLDARNSLLLDRAPMPEKSMFAVSSDLNEKGHVRNGSAERFYPGGGDIRPPVAPSGGHMYRPLTPTIANDSQSLLDGAAPIGTSDRQPTVPSVDREYRGAYAPSTTYGNGGGYNRRF, from the exons ATGGCTCGTACTAACCCGAGATGGAGTTCCTGGGCCCAGGGCATGGTGTTGTTTGGTCTCATGGCGACGAGAGTAATGGGGGGACAGATTTTGAAAACCAGCGGATTCAGCGACTGTGGCTCTGATTCGACCATCAAAGTCGACAAGATTAATATCAGCTACAACAACGAGAACAAAACTGTGAATTTCGATATCGCTGGGTCTAGCAGCAAAGAACAGAATGTAACGGCGATACTCGACGTGACTGCCTATGGCAACACGGTGTACTCGAAAACTTTCAATCCCTGCGACAAGGGCACATTTGTTGAACGCCTATGTCCGGTTCCCGTGGGCCAATTTGCTGCTCAAGGGAACCAGCAGATCCCTTCCGAGTTTGCCAACATGGTGCCTGGTATTGCCTTCCAGGTACCCGATATCTCTGCTCACGCGACTTTGCGGTTGATGAGCCAGAACGGCGATAGGGTCGCCTGTGTTCAATCCGATGTTTCCAACGGCAAAACAACTGATATCCCCGCTGTATCTTATGTGGCCGTCGGTGTTGCTGGCGCCGCTCTGATCATGTCAGGAGTATCGGCTGTTGGTGCTGCACTGTCCGGTGGTAGTGCTGCGCTTGGAAGTGGCTCTGGCGGAGCCGTAGGCACTATCAGCCCAAGCTTTGGGGAGGTAGTTGGGTGGTTTCAAGGCATGGCAATGAACAGCATGTTGTCAGTCAACTATCCTCCCATCTACCGCAATTTTGCCAAGAATTTTGCTTTCTCCGTCGGTCTTTTTCCCTGGTCAGGAATGCAGACCACAATCGATGATTTCCGATCCAAGACGGGTGGCAACTTGACCCAAGACAGCCTCTCTTACCTTCAAAATGCCACGCTGGTATTCCCAGATGGTTCAACAAGCAGTCCAAACAAAGGGCTATTCAATTTAAAGCGTGCTGTTGACACCTTTGTGGAACTCGCCAACAGGGCGGTGGAAGCTTCTGTCAACCCGACTGAACCGGTTGGCAATGGTGACTCGAATGACCTTCAACACAAAGTCAAGGGCATTCAAGCCTTTGCTGAGAAACTTCTCGTTCCCAAGTCGAACATATTCATGACGGCCTTGCTGATTGTGGCtatcatcatcgccgccattgtcgttgGCATTCTCCTTGTCAAGGTTATTCTCGAAGCGTGGGCTCTGTTTGGCAGCTTTCCAGAGAGCTTGAGAGGCTTCCGAAAGCACTACTGGGGCTCTATTGCTCGTACTATTACCTCTCTCATCTTACTACTCTATGGCATATGGGTACTCTATTGCGTATTTCAATTTACCCATGGCGACAACACGATCGCAAAGGTTCTCGCCGCTGTTACCCTTGCTATTTTCActgccatcttggcctttttctcATGGAAGATTTGGTCAGTTGTGCACAAGCTCAAGAAGCAAGATGGTGATGCGGCTGCCATGtatgaggacaagaaaatCTGGGTCAAGTACTCTTTGTTCTACGAATCATATAAGCGACAGTACTGGTGGCTGTTTATTCCAGCCATTTTTTACATGTTTGCCAAGGGTGTTGCAATTGCTGCTGGAGACGGTCACGGCATGGCCCAAACGATTGCGCAACTGGTTATTGAGGGCCTTATGCTTTGTTTGCTCTTATGGAGTCGGCCTTTTGAGCGTCGTTCGGGAAACGTGATAAATATTGTCATTCAAGTCGTACGCGTCTTGTCGATTGCTTGTATTTTGCTCTTTGTGCAAGAGTTCGGAATCAAACAGACCACACAGACCGTTGCGGGCGTGGCACTCATCGCGGTACAAGCTACGTTAACTGCAGTGCTCGCAATTCTCATTGCTTGGAATGCCATCAACGCTTGCTGCAAGATGAATCCTCATCGAAAGAGGAGAAAGGAGGCTG AACAACTCAAACGCGACATGGATAACCTCACACCTCTTGACGCCCGTAATTCCCTACTCCTAGACCGGGCACCAATGCCAGAGAAGTCAATGTTTGCCGTCTCGAGTGATTTGAACGAGAAGGGCCATGTGCGGAATGGTTCTGCCGAGCGGTTCTATCCAGGCGGTGGCGATATAAGACCACCTGTTGCTCCTTCTGGCGGCCACATGTACCGACCACTTACACCAACTATCGCGAATGACTCCCAGAGCCTTTTGGATGGAGCTGCGCCAATTGGCACATCAGATCGACAACCCACTGTGCCCAGTGTCGACCGAGAGTATCGTGGAGCGTATGCACCATCCACGACATACGGCAATGGGGGAGGTTACAATCGTCGGTTCTAA